One window from the genome of Anguilla rostrata isolate EN2019 chromosome 5, ASM1855537v3, whole genome shotgun sequence encodes:
- the LOC135255525 gene encoding hatching enzyme 1.2-like isoform X9, with amino-acid sequence MSSLLWFTFAFIVLCAVHCYPLEGSSDISAEEEGDPVYDNSLKEEESDVSTLIEKANKYVGQELDEPTVIGDIAVPADLGNADPCTSRGCKWEKSSDGTVYVPYVIANQYSSRERYIIERGLHSFPSYTCVRFKPHTTERDFVHIQSRGGCYSYVGRRGGGQVVSLNRQGCIYHGVVQHELLHALGFNHEQTRSDRDEHVRILFENIIQGQEYNFRKIHTNNLGTPYDYSSVMHYGRDAFSKNGQPTIVPIPDSNVEIGKAIEMSRYDVMRINRLYECGRSG; translated from the exons GCTGAAGAGGAGGGGGACCCAGTCTATG ACAACAGTCTGAAAGAAGAGGAAAGTGATGTCTCAACTTTAATTGAGAAAGCAAACAAGTATGTGG gaCAAGAACTGGATGAGCCAACTGTCATTGGGGACATCGCTGTTCCTGCTGATCTTGGGAATGCTGACCCTTGCACATCTCGTGGATGCAAGTGGGAAAAATCTTCAGACGGGACTGTTTATGTGCCCTATGTAATCGCCAATCAGTATT CATCGCGGGAAAGATACATCATTGAGCGTGGGCTGCACTCCTTTCCATCCTACACCTGCGTCCGTTTCAAGCCACACACAACGGAGAGAGACTTCGTGCACATCCAGTCTCGCGGAGG GTGTTACTCTTATGTGGGCCGACGGGGTGGTGGCCAGGTGGTGTCTCTGAATCGCCAGGGCTGCATCTATCACGGGGTTGTCCAGCATGAACTCCTGCACGCCCTAGGATTCAACCACGAGCAGACACGCAGCGATCGTGATGAGCATGTTCGTATCCTGTTTGAGAACATCATCCAAG GTCAGGAGTACAATTTCAGGAAAATCCATACCAACAACCTAGGGACCCCATATGACTACAGCTCTGTCATGCACTATGGGAG GGACGCCTTCTCCAAAAATGGGCAGCCAACTATTGTGCCCATTCCAGACAGTAATGTGGAAATTGGAAAAGCGATAGAAATGAGTCGCTATGACGTTATGAGGATTAATAGGCTCTATGAGTGTG GAAGATCCGGGTAA
- the LOC135255525 gene encoding high choriolytic enzyme 1-like isoform X6 has translation MSSLLWFTFTFMVLCAVHCYPSEGSSDISAEEEGDPVYDNSLKEEESDVSTLIEKANKYVGQELDEPTVIGDIAVPADLGNADPCTSRGCKWEKSSDGTVYVPYVIANQYSSRERYIIERGLHSFPSYTCVRFKPHTTERDFVHIQSRGGCYSYVGRRGGGQVVSLNRQGCIYHGVVQHELLHALGFNHEQTRSDRDEHVRILFENIIQGQEYNFRKIHTNNLGTPYDYSSVMHYGRDAFSKNGQPTIVPIPDSNVEIGKAIEMSRYDVMRINRLYECGRSG, from the exons GCTGAAGAGGAGGGGGACCCAGTCTATG ACAACAGTCTGAAAGAAGAGGAAAGTGATGTCTCAACTTTAATTGAGAAAGCAAACAAGTATGTGG gaCAAGAACTGGATGAGCCAACTGTCATTGGGGACATCGCTGTTCCTGCTGATCTTGGGAATGCTGACCCTTGCACATCTCGTGGATGCAAGTGGGAAAAATCTTCAGACGGGACTGTTTATGTGCCCTATGTAATCGCCAATCAGTATT CATCGCGGGAAAGATACATCATTGAGCGTGGGCTGCACTCCTTTCCATCCTACACCTGCGTCCGTTTCAAGCCACACACAACGGAGAGAGACTTCGTGCACATCCAGTCTCGCGGAGG GTGTTACTCTTATGTGGGCCGACGGGGTGGTGGCCAGGTGGTGTCTCTGAATCGCCAGGGCTGCATCTATCACGGGGTTGTCCAGCATGAACTCCTGCACGCCCTAGGATTCAACCACGAGCAGACACGCAGCGATCGTGATGAGCATGTTCGTATCCTGTTTGAGAACATCATCCAAG GTCAGGAGTACAATTTCAGGAAAATCCATACCAACAACCTAGGGACCCCATATGACTACAGCTCTGTCATGCACTATGGGAG GGACGCCTTCTCCAAAAATGGGCAGCCAACTATTGTGCCCATTCCAGACAGTAATGTGGAAATTGGAAAAGCGATAGAAATGAGTCGCTATGACGTTATGAGGATTAATAGGCTCTATGAGTGTG GAAGATCCGGGTAA